The genomic DNA CCCATATCACTGATGAGCCTCATCTCGCTATATATCTCGGCATCTCGTCAACCTCTATGACGAACGGCTCGTATGGCTCTATAGTGTTTATCCTCCTGACCCTTCCGATGCCGAGGAACTGGAGCTGGGCTCTCGCTGCCTGCGACTCGATCTCCTCGTAGAAGAAGTCATTCGACTGGATCATCCTGTGCGTCATTATCTGGATCTCGTTGACCCTTGCTATCACCCCGGGCGTGCCGTTTACGATATCCTTCAGACTGGCCTCTGTCACGAAGATCCTGTCTCCCGGGTTCACGCCTCTCAGTGAGAAGAAGTTCAGCGGCGATCTGATCTCTACCGTTCGGACGCGATTGTTAACCAGGTCCTTTATGACGTTCCTGGAGATTCCGGTTAGCGCTACACAGATCATCACCATCACCCATACATCGGGAACTCCTTTGCTGTGGCCTCTTCGGCACTGGTCTTAACCTGTGCTGCAAGCTGCTGCATCTGCATCTCAATCTCCGCAGCTCTTTCAAGAAGCTTTGCTGTGCTGACATTCAGCCCGTATATCCTGTTTAACGCATCTATGGTTGCCGCAGCAGACCTCGGGTCGGGTTCATCGCTCATCGTCTCTCCAAGCAAGCAAACCGCAGGTATTCCCTTCAGCCTGCACTCGTTCATTATTGATCCAGAGATACCTGCTATAGTCCCGAGCTCGAATATTTCCGTTACTCCCCTGAGCTTCTCGAGCAGCTCGGCATGTGAGACCGCACCGAAGACGCGCCTCTGATCCGTCATCAGCGTTATCCCAGCGAGACACACGATCTCTCTTGTCTTTATAGAGGCTGCCCATCTCACAATCTCCCTGCTCATATCATATGAGGCGAGGGGATGTATCGGTATGTCTGATGTGAGCAGTATCAGATCCAGATCATCCCGCTCATAAATCCGAACAGGCATGTTCACAACGCCTCCAAGCAGCACCGCGAGAGGTGGGAAGTATCTGGAGGTCATTGCTCCGAGATAGTTCATTTTTAGCTCATGGATTAGGTACTGGCTAGCTATGTTGCCAACCAGACCTATCCCCGGAAATCCCTCTACGAGAAGCGGGTTCCTGCAGCGCGGTTCCCTCTCCAAGATAACCTGCACAGGATCATGATACATGTACATATTTGTTGCTCTGATGTGAGATAAAATCTTCTGATCCCTGAATGGTTCGTAGCACCTGCAACCTCAACAATCCCTCTGATCTCCCTTGACGAGCAACCGGGCATCGCTATTATGCTTCTGAGGCTCGTCACTGTGATTGGCGGTAACGCTGCGGAAAGAGGCGAAGTCGATTGCTGCTGGTTAGGCTCACAAGACTTCGCCTCTCCTGCAATTAGACCACATCAGCCTCCATCTGATAATTTATGAGACACTGGTGCTGCTACACCCTCCTGCCTTATGAATGGCTGTTTCCAGCAAACAGATCGCGAGATTCTCAAGCTGCCGAATAAAGTGTGCAGGTATTTTCGCGATGAGATGCGGGCTGAGATAAAAGAAGATGGAGGGACAGCTTCAGCCCGCGGCTAGTAAGACCGGCCGCCCATAACAGGTCTTTAGTAATACTATTTAAGTTTTACGTAACAAAGCTGACGTCCTGTCAAATTTTATTCAAATAAATACGGGTGAGAAGTCCAGAGGATGCTCACACGTACATATCTCCGCGCTCTATCTCCCTGGATGCCTTCTTCCTCAGCGACTCTGCCAGTCGCACATAGTACTTCATGGTGTCCGGAGTAACAGATGGCCCTATCTCGCGAATTGCCGCAAGGAAGTGCCTCTCCCGGACATGCTCCGAGCTCATGCTCTCTCTGAGCGCCAAACGGCCTGCCTTCCTGCATATAGCTGCTATATCAGCTCCAGTGTAGTGCTCTGTCAGCTCAACAAGCGCATCTATATCAACATCCGGAGCCAAAGGCATATTCCTCGTGTGGACCTCGAATATCTTCTTTCTCGAGGGTTTGTCAGGCACTGGCACTAGTATCAGCTCGTCGAAGCGTCCGGGCCTCAGAAGCGCCGGATCCACGATATCCGGGCGGTTCGTTGCTCCTATTACCACAACACCATGGAGCTCCTCCAGGCCGTCCAGCTCTGATAAAAGCTGATTCACGATCCTCTCCGTGACATGAGGCTCGCCGACCGCACCGCCACGGACCGGAACGAGTGCATCGAGCTCGTCCAGGAATATCACAGCTGGAGCAACCTGTCTGGCCTTTCTGAATATCTCTGCGACCCGCTTCTCACTCTCTCCATACCATTTCG from Methanothrix thermoacetophila PT includes the following:
- a CDS encoding proteasome assembly chaperone family protein gives rise to the protein MYHDPVQVILEREPRCRNPLLVEGFPGIGLVGNIASQYLIHELKMNYLGAMTSRYFPPLAVLLGGVVNMPVRIYERDDLDLILLTSDIPIHPLASYDMSREIVRWAASIKTREIVCLAGITLMTDQRRVFGAVSHAELLEKLRGVTEIFELGTIAGISGSIMNECRLKGIPAVCLLGETMSDEPDPRSAAATIDALNRIYGLNVSTAKLLERAAEIEMQMQQLAAQVKTSAEEATAKEFPMYG
- a CDS encoding DUF473 domain-containing protein, with the translated sequence MICVALTGISRNVIKDLVNNRVRTVEIRSPLNFFSLRGVNPGDRIFVTEASLKDIVNGTPGVIARVNEIQIMTHRMIQSNDFFYEEIESQAARAQLQFLGIGRVRRINTIEPYEPFVIEVDEMPRYIAR